The sequence below is a genomic window from Ipomoea triloba cultivar NCNSP0323 chromosome 2, ASM357664v1.
TTGAGGCAATGTGGCTAAAATTAGAGGATTGTGAAAGAATTATCAAAAATAGGTGGGATGGATGGGTTTATTCAAGGTAACTCAGCACATGTAGTCTGGGAAAAAAATAAGAGGGGAAGAGTTGCTTTTTTGAGGTGGAATAAAAGAATTTTGGGTACCTAGAGGAAAAGAGGAAGAGAATTGagaataaactttaaaaaatcaataccTATGAGGAAGATCTTACCATCGCAAAACAAAGAGATGCATGCTTTGAATAAAGAGCTTGAAAAGATTCCAGATGATGTGGAAATAAAGATCAAAAGTTCATTGGCTTAAAGAAGGGGTAGAAATACATAATTCTTTCATGCCATggataaaaattactaaagaaaataagctgCAGAAtgaatttatttgattaataaatagtaaacaagacATATAAAATATGATAGAGTGAGTAAAATATACACATGTCCATATATGTCCTTTGACATGTTAACTGCTAATCATAAACAACTAATCttaccaaatatctttctaTAATCAACTAAAACAATCCATTAGTCAAAACCACTAACACAATTCACTAACCGCTAATTACTAAACAAGGCATTGTCTATCTACTTATATCATTTACCCAATCAAATCTATCACCAGCTGCCTACTTTATCACCACGTATATCTACTTATTTTATCATCACCACTATTATTTATACGATCTATATATTCACCACTATGactacatataatattttatgtttttactcTATCCATGTTATTAGAAATGACAATAGGTATGTACTTTTCTATTAAAccattttcaaatttgaatcaAAATACAGTTAGAAATTAGAACGACCTAGACATGAATGAATATTACTTGTACCAATTCCATCACGTTTGACATTAGTACTCGAAATCACAACAAAACCTATTTAATGCACTCGCATGCTCGTATGCACACAATTGAGTATCGGGCACGAAAAGTTCACAACTACTTAGATTCGTTTCAAACTCAACTATCAACTATCCAAACGCACCCTATTAGGGTTCAagtaaacaatattattttaccCATTGCCTTATATGAATATTGTTCatataatatgaaattaaaactaaaaaagtaGCACAAAATTTTGAATCTTTGATTTGGCCTGGTTCAACGCACATACATGatcacaccactcaatattattGGCACCTTTTATGAGAATTACTTGTACgctaaaatgaagaaaaataatctagtttcaaataattgcgtattttttcttttaaaataatattaaaaatagatGTTGATCcatgtttagaattttataaGGTATCATTTAAGCACAAAAGATTTGACggcgcatttttttttttctctttggtGTGGTTATTTTTCtcattaaaattttcttaccaAGATTTTTAATGAGGTACATAAGAGTTCATTCATATGATAATTAATCAAAAGGGTAGTGTTATACAGAATGCGATAATTTGGAGCTTAAGTGGACGTGAACTCAATTACTTAGATTTTTTAgacttacaatttttttaatctttttaatattttttaaaatttatgtttcttacatttataaataaatagagatgttcatttattattataacagtTCATTCACGtggtaataactaataagtcaAAGGATCGTTATATTTTCTTTCTCGTTGTATTCTATTGGGATATTGGGATATTGGGATATAacataaatcaaattttaaagcgattttattttattaacaattaaataattaaaaaaaaaaaaaacacttataaACCAGCCCTAAACAATTTTTGAATGCCCTTGTCCCTTCCTCTCAGACTCGGCGGTTTCTGTCTTCTGTCGACTCCTCTCCGTCTCTCAGTCTCCCACGCCGTCGCAGCCAGCCAGCAGCCGGCAGTCTCCTCCAACGCGGCGGCGAGCCGGCTGACCTCTCAGTTTCTCACTCTAATAGCAGCCCACAGTCTCCTCAAACCTCAAGGCTCACGGCTCACTCAGTGGCTAGCACAAGCGACTGGTACTCTCACAATATATTGTTTCAAAGCtaaaatatgtttatattaaaCACGATTTCTATAAAGATTGTAGTTTTTACAGCATTAAGATATACTCTCCCTTTTGTTTTTGCAGGATTCTGGGTTAACTACTTAGAACCAAACCTAAACCTTGCTTACTCCAAAACCCCCCCCAAATACAAATTTAGGGTTTATCattttttgatgaaaaatgaaaatggaagCTAAACAACCAAGTACTCTCTCAAGCTTCATCGACCAACCAGTAGTAAGTAGAATTACTACTTTGGGTTTCTTAgagatgcttttttttttgggagtgtGTTTATATTCAGAAATGCAAATcatgaatttttgttttaaattcttATTAAGGTCCCAGGTGATGTGATATTGGATCTTTCTTCACTGGCTAACCAAACCATAAAGCTTGGGGGTGGCCTTCGACAGGTTTTCACTCTTTCACTAAAATTtacctttcttttctttcacatttttttaattataaaatttaagtgCAAAGTTTATATTAATCAACAATTAGAATAATGGATTAGAAGTAAGAATATGAAAGCACTACATACATTCTCTTCACAAGCAGCAAGGATATACTACTCCTTGTATTTTATCAATCTGCTAAGCACTCCTAGCATGTgatatgatttatttttgttagttTGCTGCTTTATGTGATACTTTCTGATGGAAAATGCTCCAATCTTGGATCCttaagttaatatttatatCAAGGAAGTTAAGGAATATGTGCAAGCAGCTTATGACGGATTTAACACTTAAATGAATTGATGGTTAAATAGAGTCCATGTAGTTAAGCCAAACTAAACTGGGTTTAATGCTTAATTATGTTCAATCACTAGTGTTCTGGGCTTTTAAAGACTTACACATACTCTCAGACTGGTCATGATGTTCATGTTCATTTCTTAAATTCCAGTGATGAATGAGATACACTAAATAGTATGGCCCTATTACTAAATGGAAGAAGTATAggatagaaaaaaaattacagaaatATAAACAATTGGATTTGTAAATGCCTTTGTGCAGAAATTtagttgattttttattttattttttgcaggATTGTGATACTGTATCTGTCATGAAAGCTGGGATTTTGAGATATACAAAGCCAAATAAATACTGGGTTGAAAGCTCACAAAAAAGAGTGAGTATGATGCTTTAAATTGCTTAGAACACTGAACACCAAATGATTTTGATATGGTATTTGTGATAAGTTCGagtttttgtgcttaatgttCTCTTCTGCTTAGTATTGCTTTTAATTCATTTCAAAATTTGCCTGAATCTTAAttcatttcaaaattcaaattgtTCTCTTGTGCTTAGTATTGCTAAGGCTCAAACTTAGtgtgaaaattaatttttaataatagaaAGTGATTGAAAATTGTTAGTTGGTTGCAGCTATTGAGTATTGATTTACCATGTTAAAATCAAGGTGTGATTGATATTTTGTTATGAGTATTGCTATTCACCCCTAAACAATTTTCCCCTCATAATTTCCCTCCTGACATCTCATTAAAAGTTGATGGGGTCGGCCAATTCATGGCACCCAATGATTATAAGACATGTCATGGAGGGCATTTAGGAGGGGCAAGAAGCATTTTCCTTTTGTTATTTATGAGTCTCTTTAATTGCTATTGTGATCTTTATCACAGGGgtcatattttttaatgttcCCTAAGTCTTGTATCTGGATTTTTCCTTAGACTTTATTTGGTTCTTtctatgtgtttttttttatttacttctaTGAAACTATTTAATTTGATGGTATTTCACTTATAGATGCTATGCAAGTTTTTCTTATCAATCGTGATACTCTTTACAGTATGTTCCTTGTGCGGGAGATTCAGTTCTTGGAATCGTGGTCGACACTAAACCAGATGTGAGTAATTTATGTACATCAAATTTGATACTGAGAATGTTCTAATGTGGTAATATTTTTATGAGCTTTATTCTTGGGAATAGGGAGCTTAACTACCTACTAGGTATTTAAAGCTCTTATTGTCTTTAAGGAGATTTAATGTAAGCAAATTTTTATCATGCCATTTTGAgcaataatttgattaaaaattttaaaactaataGGAAAATGAGTGTTTTGATTCTCAATAATTAAATGCCAGAGATTCTATATGAGTGTATGACTATATGAGAGTACAATATCTCCTTCCCTTATTATTCCTTTAGATGTTATCCCCTGATCCAGTTTCACTTATAAAACAGAGAACaatatacacaaatatatatcTGTGTGTTATGAAAATGAGAACCTCCACTTGAttttgtaatgaatatcaaaatCTCTTCTGtattttcatttacttttaCAATTTGAATCTTTTGATGGTGATTGTTTCCAATTCTAAATCATTTTTGAATTGtcctttataattttcattttttcagtTATGTTGTTAAAAGGACTATTAAACATCTCACATTGGTTTATAGTACAAGCCTATAATTCATTGCTTTAGAAAATTGTGCCCCCCTACTAGATTTTTGTGATATGATATGTGCTTCACTGCTTCCCCTGGTTCAAACGGCTATAGATATGCGGTGCTGCAGTTCAACCATCAATGTTTTTGTATCGATTTTTGTTAACCTCAAACCTGTTTTTATCATTGTCTCAAACTAAGTCTAGTTCTTctgttttgtatttttgtagGCTCTGTATTTTTACTTGAACTTTCAATTTGTTTGCATAACTTATTTTGAACATTCATGTACATATTTCAAGATTTAtgcttaatttttctttttggtgacAGAACTTTCTTGTAGACATTAAAGGGTCAATGTTGGCATTTTTGCCCGTTCTAGCATTTGAAGGAGGAACAAGAAGAAACATTCCAAAATTTGAGGTACTTTCTTCCTTTAAATGCTTCTGGATTATGGCATGCAGTTGGTTTCATTTTATGGCTCAATTCaatgttttcatatattttgacTGGCTTTTACAAATTTTGCTTCTACCAACCCAGCCTTTGTGCTTTTGAAATTTTGAGCAACCATTTACATGACATAAACTTGAACCAGTTCCACATCTGGAACATGGTGCATCTATAGTTCAAGGGATTGCAAAATGATGCTTAAGAGTCTAAATCTTCAAAAAGTTTAGTGGGTGGGGAGGGTAGTTTCAAGAATGAGCTAAATGCGGTTTGAGGCCCCAAGGATCTGTGTGAATAATGAGCTAATGTTGGATAAACTTTTTCACCCAACAGTGTGGTTGGAATGGATAGAATGTTCAATTTCTGTATTTTCTGCTATTTCCTCTTCTTTTCAACAACAGTTTGGTCCTATTCATGGACTTTTGTAGCTCCTTAATGTGTGGCAATGTCTTCACTTTAAAATGCATGTGAAAAAAGCTGTAGGATTACAAGTCTGCAAGTAGATGCTTGTGAAAGAAATTGTTGTTTCCTTGaggaaattttgttttattttatttgctatATTTTCTAGCAGTAAATTTACTGTATAAATTTATTGTCATGCACTAATTAAAATGAActgaatttaaattattaatgaatCTGATCTTCAATATAATTGAAGATCAAGTACTCCACAATATATATTATCCACAAAAGTATGCTACTGTTTATGCATGgcccaatataatataatactgtCCTAGATTTGACATGAATATTTTGGGTGAAATATATCTAGAAGagtaaaaaatcaatttggctACTGTTTATGACCCATCTACATTAAACTCATCACTGATTTGGACATAATGGGTTTTGATTCATTACGATCAGCCTAAAACTGACCCGATGTGCCCATTTATAACCCACAGGGTGCAAAGTCCTTTTGACCTGTTTCTTTTTCAACTTGGATATATTATTCCTTTTTGACTTGTATTTTCCACCACATTCCTTCTTGGTACTAATTATTTCTAGTGATCATCGATTAAGCAATCTATCTACTTATTCAGTATAATGATGAATCTGGATTTCGGATGCATGCTGGGTATTATTAATGTTTTACTCTCTAACTGATTTGGGGAAAGGCAAGTTGTTTAGTGATGACTGAAAGTAGAACTACTGTTGATTTGGATTTGAGAAATTTCAGTACATGTGAATCCTTTTAGTATGTTTATTTTCTTAGTGTGAGAAGCCAGATCACTCTATTatatctaaagaaaaaaaaaatatttcagcAGAGTATTGTGAAATTGTCCTGGATTTGCTCTGTTTTCTAcacaccatcatcatcatcattggtGCTATTTTGAGATTTTAAACATATGGTTGTTTTCAGGCCGGAACACTGATTTATGCCCGTGTTGTCAAGGCCAACACCGGAATGAACCCTGAGCTGTCATGTATGGATGGTAAGTTCCACTTCAGCTTAAAGAATTTCttctatttattgatttttccatttttaaatgCTTAACCTTGAGTTTGAAACAATTGGCTGTTTCTGTAGCCTCTGGAAAGGCTGCTGAGTTTGGTCCCCTTAAAGAGGGGTACATGTTTGAATCATCAACTGGCTTATCACGGATGTGAGTATTTCGTAATTTTCTGAATTAACATGAACATGCTTGCTGAAATTTGGAGGAATATCGTGCATCCTGTCTCATATGTTATTCAGATTCCCTAATTCCTTCTTTTATCCTTTCCTTAGACTTTTGAGTTCCCCGACCTGCCCTGTTCTTGAAGCTCTTGGCAAGAAGCTCTCTTTTGAGATAGCAATTGGTTTGAATGGCCGTAATTGGGTACGACACTCGTGCTCCTCTAGCATTCGTTGCATCATTTGGTCTTTCATCATTTATACTAAATAGTTTGTGATGTAGGTAAATGCTCCCTCCCCCGCAACAACTATCCTCGTCTCAAATGCTATCATGAATTCCGAGTCCCTGAGCGCCGTGCAGCAGAAGATTATGGTGGAGAAGCTGCTCCATAGAGTGCAATAATGATACACAAATTTGGAGCTTTTAGCTCCAAAAAGTAGAATCCAGCCTTTTCACATTCTGCATTCAATTACAAGGTTTTTGTTGGTAGGGATAGAGGGATATTCTGTGTTGAATGTAAATGAGGGAATGTAGAGAACGTTCCTCAACCATATTGTCTCACCATTTGGCAGATTAACAACAGCTCCTTCACACGACTATACCCATCAAAGTAATCCAAGGAACAAACAATGTGTGATCTGTGGCCTCTGTTTCAAGAATCCATGTAGTTGAACACTAGAATTGTATGCCTAGGATAATCAAGTGTtggaaattaatgaaaaaaatgagaaaactaTGGTgacatttatgtaattatgaTGGTGCATCTGGAAACAATTAATAATGCATCCAAGGATAACTAATAATGTCatcatattttttctttaacttCCTACCATTGATTATCCTAAATGAACGAATGAGATTAGTTGCACGTTTTCATAGGTTTACAAGTTCTCATATTATCATTGTccttatatatgaaaaattctAAGGTGTTGATTAGCACTCATATAACTCTTTTGCCCGATACCACTCCAAAGTGAATGGTTAAAGCTTTGAGTTTATACTAGGTACACATTCAATATTGTTTAcacacttttttctttttttctttgaatttgcACGAGAGGCATGGTGATGATCGGTAGGGGCAAATCCAAAAATACCATTAAGTGAGAATGAAAACTTAAAAAACTTCAAAACGTGATAAAAATATTTGTGATAAATTTGAAATGGTTGGAATAAATTGCATAATATCCCAATTAATATGATATTcttaaaatactttttattttaattagatcaaCCATATGTATTTCTAGATTAATTTGAATACATACAATTAAAACTTCTAAATTACATTGACTACATAGTACATAAAAACTaagattttcttttaaaatattttttataattgaattataaaaCATACTTTGTATCAATTAATtcatcaatttaaataattaatatcaaacttaacacattataaatctcatagggggtgtttggttattggcttataagctaaattttagcttatttgaccaaatttagctgtttgaccaaccaataagctattttgaagtgtttggtaaatggcttattggccttggcttattgggccaataagctgaaaattgaaaagctaatgaatgtagc
It includes:
- the LOC116007162 gene encoding putative exosome complex component rrp40; its protein translation is MKMEAKQPSTLSSFIDQPVVPGDVILDLSSLANQTIKLGGGLRQDCDTVSVMKAGILRYTKPNKYWVESSQKRYVPCAGDSVLGIVVDTKPDNFLVDIKGSMLAFLPVLAFEGGTRRNIPKFEAGTLIYARVVKANTGMNPELSCMDASGKAAEFGPLKEGYMFESSTGLSRILLSSPTCPVLEALGKKLSFEIAIGLNGRNWVNAPSPATTILVSNAIMNSESLSAVQQKIMVEKLLHRVQ